Proteins encoded together in one Scytonema millei VB511283 window:
- a CDS encoding YebC/PmpR family DNA-binding transcriptional regulator, protein MAGHSKWANIKRQKARVDAVKGKTFTQLSRAIIVAARNGVPDPAGNFQLRTAIEKAKAAGIPNENIERAIAKGAGTYEDSANLEEIRYEGYGPGGVAILIEALTDNRNRTAADLRAAFSKNGGNLGETGCVSWMFERKGVALVSGEVDEDELLEASLEGGAQSYEISEDEHGQSAAAIAEIGNLEALTQVLKEKGFVVDEVELRWIPNNTVEITDPELARSLLKLIDALESLDDVQNATANFEMSDRLMAMNFA, encoded by the coding sequence ATGGCAGGACACAGTAAATGGGCAAATATTAAACGTCAAAAAGCAAGGGTTGATGCCGTTAAGGGAAAAACATTTACGCAATTGTCGCGGGCAATTATTGTGGCGGCGAGAAATGGCGTACCCGATCCGGCAGGAAATTTTCAGTTACGAACGGCAATTGAGAAAGCCAAAGCAGCAGGTATTCCAAATGAAAATATCGAGCGAGCGATCGCTAAAGGCGCAGGTACGTATGAGGACTCTGCCAATTTAGAAGAAATTCGCTATGAAGGTTACGGTCCTGGTGGGGTGGCGATTTTGATTGAGGCTTTGACTGACAACCGCAACCGTACTGCTGCCGACCTGAGAGCTGCTTTTAGTAAAAATGGGGGAAATTTAGGTGAAACAGGCTGCGTTAGCTGGATGTTCGAGCGCAAAGGAGTCGCGCTGGTTTCTGGCGAAGTAGATGAAGATGAACTGTTAGAAGCATCCCTGGAAGGTGGCGCGCAATCCTATGAAATCAGCGAGGATGAGCATGGGCAATCGGCTGCTGCGATCGCAGAGATCGGCAATTTGGAAGCTCTAACTCAGGTGCTGAAAGAAAAAGGTTTTGTTGTAGACGAAGTAGAATTGCGTTGGATTCCCAACAATACTGTGGAAATTACCGATCCAGAACTAGCGCGATCGCTTTTGAAGTTAATCGATGCTTTAGAATCTTTGGACGACGTGCAGAATGCTACCGCTAACTTTGAAATGAGCGATCGATTAATGGCGATGAACTTTGCTTGA
- a CDS encoding phytanoyl-CoA dioxygenase (PhyH) — protein sequence MLKEIGYKVWQLKTEFVYRLALKKYAKSLPALSPADRQIVDRLQQEGVYVTSLEKLGFASTPQLLDACSKVLSCTEPECDRSVAKSPLQIYALSELTDFSLWGNDKRLLDIVQNYIGLPIKFQGIQLRRESSHPDQFGAMLWHKDGDDRRSIKVIIYLSDVDREHGPFEYIPKSLTAVGWLRFWIDYQIFRTGFSGLKNDKMEQLVPRSAWKSCVGAAGTVIFVDTHSVFHHGSLRTAERSALFFVYTARHPKRPDLCRRYSHPSHPRPNLSPNAQTSEAAVSLEV from the coding sequence ATGCTCAAGGAGATTGGATATAAAGTTTGGCAATTGAAAACTGAATTCGTTTACAGACTAGCGTTAAAAAAATATGCCAAGTCACTGCCCGCGCTTTCTCCAGCCGATCGGCAGATTGTCGATCGGCTGCAGCAAGAGGGAGTTTATGTTACCTCTTTAGAAAAGTTGGGATTTGCTTCCACTCCACAACTACTTGATGCTTGCAGCAAAGTTCTATCTTGTACAGAACCCGAGTGCGATCGGAGTGTGGCAAAATCTCCACTTCAAATCTACGCTCTATCAGAATTAACAGATTTTTCTTTATGGGGAAATGACAAGCGACTGCTTGACATCGTGCAAAACTATATTGGTCTACCAATTAAATTTCAAGGTATCCAGTTGCGACGAGAATCCAGTCATCCAGATCAGTTTGGCGCAATGCTGTGGCATAAGGATGGAGACGATCGCCGCAGTATAAAAGTCATCATATATCTGAGTGATGTTGACCGAGAACACGGACCTTTTGAATACATTCCTAAATCCCTCACTGCCGTTGGTTGGCTAAGATTTTGGATCGACTATCAGATTTTCCGCACGGGTTTTTCCGGTCTGAAAAATGACAAGATGGAGCAACTCGTCCCCAGATCTGCATGGAAGTCGTGTGTTGGAGCTGCGGGTACAGTGATATTTGTCGATACTCACAGCGTTTTCCATCATGGCAGCCTACGTACAGCAGAGCGCTCAGCTCTGTTTTTTGTTTATACGGCTCGACACCCAAAACGCCCAGATCTTTGCCGTCGGTATAGCCATCCCTCTCATCCGAGACCAAATTTATCGCCCAACGCTCAAACATCTGAAGCAGCAGTAAGCCTCGAAGTTTAA
- a CDS encoding FAD-dependent hydroxylase: MAFEQLSQTVSPPHAIAPDNGFDYDLAIVGGGIVGITLACALKNSGLRVALIEAKPYSVAAMKGQAYAVHMSSRLILSAIGVWDKILPGIETFHHVKLSDADRPNVVEFHPEDLGTEVIGYVAEHQALLTPLQEFLQECSNVEYLCPVEVVRTEFQSHGVKLTLNVSGKSQQICTRLLVAADGARSRIRQNAGIKTWGWQYWQSCIVAFVKPEKPHNNTAYEKFWSSGPFAILPLPGNRCRIVWTAPHAEAKALLELDDAQFLAELTRRYGTQMGELQLEGDRFMFPVQLMQSDRYVLPRLALVGDAAHCCHPVGGQGLNLGIRDAAALAEVLQTAARQGEDLGSLQVLKRYERWRKRENSVVLGFTDLLDRTFSNNYLPVAIARQFGLWVLRRVPIVKRSALQLMTGLGGRLPQITAIGDR; the protein is encoded by the coding sequence ATGGCGTTCGAGCAACTTTCGCAGACAGTTTCACCCCCGCACGCGATCGCACCCGATAATGGTTTTGACTACGACTTGGCGATCGTCGGTGGTGGAATTGTGGGCATAACCCTTGCCTGTGCCTTGAAAAATTCGGGGTTGAGGGTGGCACTAATTGAAGCAAAGCCATACTCCGTAGCAGCGATGAAGGGGCAAGCATACGCCGTTCACATGTCTTCGCGACTAATTTTATCGGCAATCGGTGTCTGGGATAAAATTCTGCCTGGAATTGAAACGTTTCATCATGTCAAACTTTCCGATGCCGATCGCCCAAACGTGGTAGAGTTTCACCCAGAAGATTTGGGGACGGAGGTTATCGGTTACGTTGCCGAACACCAAGCTTTATTAACGCCTCTACAGGAATTTTTGCAGGAATGCTCCAATGTTGAGTATCTCTGTCCGGTGGAGGTGGTACGAACTGAGTTTCAATCGCATGGAGTCAAGCTGACGCTCAACGTCTCAGGGAAGTCACAGCAGATCTGCACGCGGTTGTTGGTGGCGGCGGATGGGGCGCGATCGCGGATTCGCCAAAATGCGGGAATTAAAACCTGGGGCTGGCAGTACTGGCAATCTTGTATTGTCGCTTTTGTCAAACCAGAAAAACCCCACAACAACACGGCGTATGAAAAATTCTGGTCGAGCGGACCCTTCGCCATTTTACCCCTACCAGGAAATCGCTGCCGTATTGTTTGGACTGCGCCTCATGCCGAAGCAAAAGCTTTATTGGAATTGGATGACGCGCAGTTTCTCGCCGAACTCACCCGCAGGTATGGCACTCAGATGGGAGAGCTGCAACTAGAAGGCGATCGCTTTATGTTTCCGGTGCAGTTGATGCAAAGCGATCGCTATGTGTTACCGCGTCTGGCATTGGTGGGTGATGCCGCTCACTGCTGTCATCCCGTAGGCGGACAAGGCTTGAATTTAGGAATTCGCGATGCTGCGGCTTTAGCGGAAGTGCTACAAACAGCCGCTCGTCAAGGAGAAGATCTCGGCAGCTTGCAGGTACTCAAACGATACGAACGCTGGCGCAAGCGAGAAAATTCCGTGGTTTTAGGCTTTACCGATTTACTAGATCGGACTTTCTCGAATAATTATTTACCCGTGGCGATCGCTCGTCAATTCGGCTTGTGGGTTTTGCGGCGCGTGCCTATTGTCAAGCGATCTGCCTTGCAACTTATGACTGGTTTAGGAGGGCGTTTACCTCAAATCACAGCGATCGGCGATCGGTGA
- the cynS gene encoding cyanase, with amino-acid sequence MLPEITQKLLAAKQEKGISFVDLEKAVGRDEVWIAAVFYRQASASQAEAEKILSAIGLPTTLAPELTECPLKGLGPVVPTDPLIYRFYEIMQVYGMPLKSVIHEKFGDGIMSAIDFTLDVEKEEDPKGDRVKVIMSGKFLPYKKW; translated from the coding sequence ATGCTGCCAGAAATTACGCAAAAACTCTTAGCAGCAAAACAAGAAAAAGGGATATCCTTTGTCGATTTAGAAAAAGCAGTCGGCAGGGATGAAGTTTGGATTGCCGCAGTCTTTTACCGTCAAGCTAGTGCTTCTCAGGCAGAGGCAGAAAAGATTTTATCGGCGATTGGGCTACCAACGACATTAGCACCAGAACTAACAGAATGCCCCTTGAAAGGATTGGGTCCAGTCGTACCGACAGATCCGCTCATATATCGCTTTTATGAGATTATGCAAGTGTATGGAATGCCACTCAAAAGCGTAATTCACGAAAAGTTTGGTGACGGAATTATGAGCGCAATTGACTTTACTTTAGATGTAGAGAAAGAAGAAGATCCCAAAGGCGATCGCGTCAAAGTGATCATGTCAGGAAAATTTTTACCATACAAAAAGTGGTAA
- a CDS encoding phytanoyl-CoA dioxygenase family protein — MISLINSQKLWLKLQRRFLQYFAISLKQPQWLLMFAFSRIQIIRFLVLHLTKKPIKMNFLKENSVFTDLDSDRVVKALKSDGLHLGITIPPHLLKEILDFARTATYYGNGDLQFPFSLANRRVQELKSGKNFRIGYNFKPASQCMAIRKLAEDRKLWEIAAKYFGSQPMLACTQLWWTFVNDAPAEGRAQGFYQFHYDLEDYACVKFMFYLTDVDSLGGPHVCVKGSHRNKKLSHQLSLLREREDSEIKEYYGDKNIATICDRAGVGFAEDPSCFHKGILPQRSDRLILEFKFTLNNYGIIL; from the coding sequence ATGATTTCACTAATTAATTCTCAAAAACTATGGCTGAAGTTGCAACGGAGGTTTTTACAATACTTTGCAATCTCGCTCAAGCAGCCGCAGTGGCTGCTGATGTTTGCATTTAGCCGCATTCAGATTATTCGTTTTTTGGTGTTGCACTTAACTAAAAAACCGATAAAAATGAATTTTCTTAAAGAAAATTCTGTTTTTACCGATCTTGACTCAGATCGGGTGGTTAAAGCTTTAAAAAGCGATGGTTTGCATTTGGGGATTACGATCCCACCGCATCTACTCAAAGAGATTCTAGATTTTGCCAGAACAGCGACTTACTACGGAAATGGGGACTTACAATTTCCGTTCTCGCTGGCGAATCGAAGGGTGCAAGAACTGAAATCTGGCAAAAATTTTAGGATCGGCTATAACTTTAAGCCTGCATCTCAATGTATGGCAATTAGGAAGTTAGCAGAAGATCGGAAGCTATGGGAGATTGCAGCAAAATATTTTGGCAGTCAGCCAATGCTTGCTTGCACCCAGCTGTGGTGGACTTTTGTTAACGATGCACCCGCTGAGGGACGCGCTCAAGGTTTTTATCAGTTTCACTACGATCTCGAAGATTACGCCTGTGTAAAATTCATGTTCTATCTCACAGATGTCGATTCATTGGGTGGTCCGCACGTTTGTGTGAAAGGTAGTCATAGAAACAAAAAGCTGAGTCACCAGTTATCGCTACTGAGAGAAAGAGAAGATAGTGAAATCAAAGAATATTACGGTGACAAAAATATCGCGACTATTTGCGATCGCGCCGGGGTTGGTTTCGCCGAAGACCCCTCCTGCTTTCACAAAGGAATTCTGCCCCAAAGAAGCGATCGCCTGATTCTGGAGTTTAAATTTACTCTCAATAACTACGGTATAATTTTGTAG
- a CDS encoding glycoside hydrolase family 57 protein produces the protein MAIGYVALVLHAHLPFVRHPESDYVLEEEWLYEAIAETYVPLLLVFEGLKRDGIDFKITMSMTPPLVSMLRDPLLQERFDAHLAKLEELVELEAERNAHNGHIRYLAEHYVNEFNQIRQYWERFNGDLVTAFKQFQDSNNLEIITCGATHGYLPLMKMYPQAVWAQIQVACEHYEQTFGRPPKGIWLPECAYFEGLERMLADAGLRYFLTDGHGILYARPRPRFGSYAPIFTETGVAAFGRDHESSQQVWSSEVGYPGASEYREFYKDLGWEAEYEYIKPYIMPNGQRKNTGIKYHKITGRGLGLSDKALYDPYWAREKAAEHAGNFMYNREQQARHLHGIMHRPPIIVSPYDAELFGHWWYEGPWFIDYLFRKSWYDQQTYQMTHLADYLRENPTQQVCRPSQSSWGYKGFHEYWLNETNAWIYPHLHKAAERMIEIAYREPVDELEWKALNQAARELLLAQSSDWAFIMRTGTMVPYAVRRTRSHLMRFNKLYEDIKIGKIDSGWLEKVEQMDNIFPEINYRVYRPL, from the coding sequence ATGGCTATTGGCTATGTCGCTCTTGTCCTCCACGCTCACCTACCCTTCGTGCGCCACCCAGAAAGTGACTACGTTCTGGAGGAAGAATGGCTTTATGAAGCGATCGCGGAAACCTACGTCCCTTTACTGCTGGTATTTGAAGGATTAAAACGAGACGGAATCGACTTTAAGATTACGATGAGTATGACACCCCCTTTGGTGTCAATGCTGCGCGATCCTCTACTCCAAGAACGGTTTGATGCTCATTTAGCTAAGCTGGAAGAGTTAGTGGAGCTAGAAGCGGAACGTAACGCTCACAACGGTCACATTCGCTATCTTGCCGAACATTACGTCAATGAGTTCAATCAAATTCGCCAATACTGGGAACGCTTCAACGGCGATTTAGTTACGGCATTTAAGCAATTTCAAGACAGTAATAACTTAGAAATCATCACCTGTGGCGCGACTCACGGCTACTTACCGTTGATGAAGATGTATCCCCAGGCAGTCTGGGCGCAGATTCAAGTCGCTTGCGAACACTACGAGCAAACTTTCGGACGACCCCCTAAAGGAATTTGGCTACCTGAGTGCGCCTACTTCGAGGGGTTAGAGCGGATGTTAGCCGATGCTGGCTTGCGCTACTTCCTCACTGATGGGCATGGAATTCTTTACGCCCGCCCTCGTCCCCGTTTTGGTTCCTACGCACCCATATTTACCGAGACTGGAGTGGCTGCTTTCGGTCGCGACCACGAATCATCCCAACAAGTTTGGTCTTCAGAAGTCGGTTATCCTGGCGCATCCGAATACCGCGAGTTTTACAAAGATTTAGGTTGGGAAGCCGAGTACGAGTACATCAAGCCCTACATCATGCCCAACGGACAGCGGAAAAATACAGGGATTAAATATCATAAAATCACTGGTCGCGGTCTGGGATTGAGCGATAAGGCACTTTATGACCCCTACTGGGCGCGGGAAAAAGCAGCAGAACACGCTGGCAACTTTATGTACAACCGCGAACAGCAGGCTCGACATTTACACGGCATTATGCATCGTCCGCCGATTATTGTCTCGCCTTACGATGCGGAGTTATTCGGGCATTGGTGGTATGAAGGTCCTTGGTTTATCGATTATCTATTCCGCAAGTCTTGGTACGACCAGCAGACTTATCAAATGACGCACTTGGCGGATTATCTACGGGAAAACCCGACTCAGCAAGTGTGTCGTCCTTCGCAATCGAGTTGGGGTTACAAGGGATTTCACGAATACTGGTTGAACGAGACAAATGCTTGGATTTATCCGCATCTCCACAAAGCCGCCGAACGAATGATCGAAATTGCCTACCGCGAACCCGTTGATGAGTTGGAATGGAAGGCATTAAACCAAGCGGCGCGGGAATTATTGTTGGCGCAGTCTTCCGACTGGGCGTTTATCATGCGGACGGGAACGATGGTTCCTTATGCGGTGAGAAGGACGCGATCGCACTTGATGCGGTTTAATAAGCTCTACGAGGACATCAAAATCGGCAAAATCGATAGCGGCTGGCTGGAGAAGGTAGAACAAATGGATAATATCTTCCCCGAAATTAATTACCGCGTTTATCGTCCTTTGTAA
- a CDS encoding photosystem II protein, Psb35-related: protein MTILIALLVIGWVAASVIGTQAYFLGEQRKPIHDRNWRSKSFEKLAKSITGADIDYSDRTPAYRMDAYTSNNLPG, encoded by the coding sequence ATGACTATTCTAATTGCACTATTAGTAATTGGCTGGGTAGCGGCTTCTGTCATCGGAACCCAAGCATACTTTTTGGGAGAACAAAGAAAACCAATCCACGATCGCAATTGGCGCAGCAAGTCTTTTGAAAAGTTAGCCAAATCTATTACTGGTGCTGATATAGACTACAGCGATCGCACTCCTGCTTATCGAATGGATGCTTATACGAGCAATAATTTACCTGGTTAA
- a CDS encoding NADAR family protein: protein MAIYFYKVCEPYGCFSNFSPHPIDIQGTYWSTVEHYYQAQKFVGSANEAIIPIIHAAATPEQAAALGRDRTLQVRRDWETVKTQIMHVAVRQKFLTYPDIQSILIATGDELLVENSPTDYYWGCGCDRTGQNYLGKILMSVRQEIRELALVSDQ, encoded by the coding sequence ATGGCAATCTACTTTTACAAGGTATGCGAACCCTATGGGTGTTTCTCTAACTTTTCACCCCACCCGATTGACATCCAGGGTACTTACTGGTCAACAGTAGAGCATTATTATCAAGCACAAAAGTTTGTCGGTAGTGCTAATGAAGCCATTATTCCTATTATTCATGCAGCGGCAACCCCAGAGCAAGCCGCCGCACTAGGACGCGATCGCACCCTTCAAGTTCGCCGTGACTGGGAAACAGTCAAAACCCAGATCATGCACGTCGCCGTGCGCCAGAAGTTTCTTACCTATCCCGATATTCAATCGATTTTGATTGCAACTGGAGACGAATTACTGGTAGAAAACTCGCCGACTGATTACTATTGGGGCTGCGGTTGCGATCGCACTGGTCAGAACTACCTCGGTAAGATCTTGATGAGCGTGCGCCAAGAAATTCGGGAACTAGCTTTAGTCAGTGACCAGTGA
- a CDS encoding LysR family transcriptional regulator, producing the protein MKQATLHQLKVFEAAARNGSFTRAAEELFLTQPTVSMQVKQLTKAVGLPLFEQVGKRLYLTEAGRELFATCREIFEKLAQFEMTVADLKGLKQGRLRLAVITTAKYFVPRLLGPFCQLYPGIDIALQVTNHSGIVDRLKENLDDLYIMSQLPEHLDIGFQPFLENPLVVLAPAHHPLAGEKNISLQQLSEEPFILREPGSGTRTAVQKLFDEQGIKLKVKLELGSNEAIKQAIAGGLGLSVLSRHTIIPESANPELTVLDVEYFPIERNWYMVYPAGKQMSVVARTYYEYLLNAAKQIVEQTNGSV; encoded by the coding sequence GTGAAGCAAGCAACGCTTCACCAATTAAAGGTGTTTGAAGCTGCGGCGCGTAATGGTAGCTTTACCCGTGCCGCAGAAGAGTTGTTTTTAACCCAACCGACTGTTTCCATGCAGGTGAAGCAGCTAACTAAGGCAGTCGGTCTACCTCTATTCGAGCAAGTGGGTAAGCGTCTCTACCTCACGGAGGCGGGACGAGAATTATTTGCTACCTGTCGGGAAATTTTTGAGAAACTCGCTCAATTTGAAATGACGGTAGCAGATTTGAAAGGTTTGAAGCAGGGGAGGTTGCGACTTGCGGTCATTACCACTGCCAAATACTTCGTACCGCGTCTGTTGGGACCATTTTGCCAGCTTTACCCAGGGATTGATATCGCCTTACAGGTAACGAATCATTCAGGGATTGTCGATCGCCTCAAAGAGAATCTGGACGACTTGTATATCATGAGTCAGCTACCAGAACATCTCGATATCGGTTTCCAGCCGTTTTTAGAAAACCCCTTAGTCGTGCTTGCGCCAGCTCATCATCCGCTAGCAGGAGAAAAAAATATTTCCCTGCAACAGCTCAGTGAAGAACCGTTTATCCTGCGCGAACCAGGTTCGGGGACGCGCACGGCAGTACAAAAGCTGTTTGACGAGCAGGGAATTAAACTGAAAGTCAAGCTCGAATTAGGTAGTAATGAGGCAATCAAGCAGGCGATCGCTGGAGGTTTGGGTCTTTCCGTCCTCTCCCGCCATACCATCATTCCAGAATCGGCTAATCCAGAGTTAACCGTGCTAGATGTGGAATATTTCCCCATCGAGCGCAACTGGTACATGGTCTATCCTGCTGGCAAGCAAATGTCCGTCGTCGCCCGCACTTATTATGAGTATTTGTTAAATGCCGCAAAGCAAATTGTAGAACAAACAAATGGATCTGTGTAA
- a CDS encoding carbon dioxide-concentrating mechanism protein, translating into MQTQNQGFATSGQEHRVQNFQEMALGLVSTRSFPAIVGTADMMLKTAEVTLVGYEKIGGGHCTAIVRGRTADVRLAVREGAATAESFGELVSSLVIPRPLPNLEAVLPIGLRLQQLTARGYSRLSHQAVGLLETRGFPAMVGAADAMLKAADVQLASYERIGAGLCTVIIRGSVSNVAVAVEAGMYEAERIGELNAVMVIPRPLDDLEQTLPLASCWIEQQQPLQLPLAIKEKEKEKELVQLPDLANLPVPLKEEEIIPRDL; encoded by the coding sequence ATGCAGACACAGAATCAAGGGTTCGCCACTTCTGGGCAAGAACATCGGGTACAAAACTTTCAGGAAATGGCTTTAGGCTTGGTATCTACCCGCAGCTTTCCCGCGATTGTCGGGACGGCAGACATGATGCTCAAGACTGCTGAAGTCACCCTAGTAGGATACGAGAAGATTGGCGGCGGTCACTGTACGGCGATCGTGCGCGGTCGCACTGCCGATGTTCGCCTCGCCGTTAGAGAAGGTGCGGCAACGGCTGAAAGCTTTGGCGAATTGGTTTCCTCATTAGTCATACCCCGTCCCTTGCCGAATCTAGAAGCTGTATTACCAATTGGTCTGCGCCTGCAACAATTGACAGCAAGAGGCTACAGCCGCCTCAGCCATCAAGCTGTCGGACTGCTAGAAACACGCGGATTTCCGGCGATGGTAGGTGCAGCCGATGCCATGCTCAAAGCTGCTGACGTGCAACTTGCCTCTTACGAACGCATTGGGGCTGGGTTGTGTACCGTCATCATTCGCGGTAGCGTCTCTAATGTTGCTGTCGCTGTAGAAGCAGGAATGTACGAGGCAGAACGGATCGGCGAACTCAACGCCGTGATGGTGATTCCTAGACCCTTGGACGATTTAGAACAGACCTTACCACTGGCAAGCTGCTGGATCGAGCAACAGCAACCTCTACAACTACCACTCGCGATCAAAGAGAAGGAAAAAGAAAAAGAACTCGTACAATTACCAGATTTAGCTAATTTGCCCGTGCCACTTAAAGAAGAAGAAATCATCCCTCGCGATCTGTAA
- a CDS encoding ribulose bisphosphate carboxylase small subunit, protein MVARSYAAPPTPWSKNLAEPQIDETAYVHSFSNVIGNVHISSNVLIAPGTSIRADEGTPFHIGAGTNVQDGVVIHGLEQGRVIGDDGKQYSVWIGKNTSITHMALIHGPAYVGDDCFIGFRSTVFNARIGNGCIVMMHVLIQDVEIPAGKYVPSGATITNQQQADRLPDVQQVDREFARHVIGVNNSLRSGYLCADDKACITPIRDELSQPQADGDRGVNGSASGIMGRRLNTEAVEQVRHLLSQGYKIGTEHVDQRRFRTGTWKSCTPLEPRSESEAIAALESCLAEHEGEYVRLFGIDPRRRQRVLETIIQRPNGQALIQSNGAARATVPPTSSSYRSSAASSSSYGGGSTGSSKLDSETVEQIRGLLAQGYQVGTEHVDRRRFRTGSWASCGTINSNQLSQVISAVEASLAEFSGEYVRLIGVDPRRRQRVLETIIQRPDGPVVSQSAGHSAGHSNYASTPSYGNGSSSNSGRATSSKLGGDVVDQVRHLIAAGHTIGSEHVDQRRFRTGSWKSCSPITSRNESEVVAALEACLAEHEGEYVRLVGIDSKQKRRVLETIIQRP, encoded by the coding sequence ATGGTAGCCCGCAGCTATGCTGCCCCGCCTACCCCCTGGTCGAAAAATTTGGCAGAGCCACAGATTGACGAAACTGCATACGTACATTCCTTTTCCAACGTGATTGGGAACGTCCATATCAGTTCTAACGTCCTAATCGCGCCAGGAACCTCAATTCGCGCCGATGAAGGCACTCCTTTTCATATCGGTGCAGGCACGAACGTGCAGGATGGGGTAGTGATTCACGGACTGGAACAAGGTCGCGTGATCGGGGACGATGGCAAACAATATTCGGTATGGATCGGGAAAAATACTTCCATTACTCACATGGCGTTGATCCACGGACCGGCATACGTGGGAGATGATTGCTTCATCGGCTTTCGTTCCACTGTATTCAACGCCAGGATTGGTAATGGGTGCATTGTCATGATGCACGTCCTGATCCAAGATGTAGAGATTCCGGCTGGGAAGTACGTACCTTCGGGAGCGACAATTACCAACCAACAGCAAGCCGATCGCTTACCCGACGTGCAACAAGTAGACCGAGAGTTTGCGCGTCACGTCATTGGGGTCAATAACTCGCTGCGCTCGGGTTATCTTTGCGCTGACGATAAGGCTTGCATCACCCCCATTCGCGACGAGCTGTCACAACCTCAAGCGGATGGGGATAGAGGCGTTAATGGGAGTGCTAGTGGAATTATGGGTAGACGATTGAATACAGAAGCAGTAGAGCAAGTGCGACACCTATTGTCGCAAGGATACAAGATTGGCACAGAACACGTAGACCAGCGCCGTTTCCGCACTGGAACGTGGAAGAGTTGCACGCCACTCGAACCTCGCTCGGAGTCAGAGGCGATCGCGGCTTTAGAATCTTGTTTGGCAGAACATGAAGGCGAATACGTCCGGTTGTTTGGAATTGACCCCAGACGCAGGCAACGAGTATTAGAAACAATTATTCAAAGACCTAACGGACAAGCCTTAATCCAGAGTAACGGCGCGGCGAGAGCTACCGTACCACCAACTAGCAGCAGCTACCGCAGTAGTGCGGCTAGCAGTAGCAGCTATGGCGGCGGTTCGACAGGCAGCTCCAAACTCGATTCCGAGACCGTCGAGCAAATTCGTGGTTTGCTGGCACAAGGCTATCAAGTTGGGACGGAACACGTCGATCGCCGTCGCTTCCGCACCGGTTCTTGGGCTAGCTGCGGCACGATTAACTCTAACCAGTTATCTCAAGTCATCTCAGCCGTGGAAGCCAGCCTCGCTGAGTTTTCAGGGGAGTACGTGCGCTTGATCGGCGTTGACCCCAGACGCAGACAGCGGGTACTAGAAACCATCATTCAGCGTCCCGACGGACCAGTGGTTTCTCAGTCAGCAGGTCATTCAGCAGGTCATTCTAACTACGCCTCTACTCCTTCATATGGTAATGGCAGTAGTTCCAATTCAGGTAGGGCAACAAGTTCTAAACTAGGGGGCGATGTTGTAGACCAAGTACGCCACCTCATAGCAGCAGGGCATACAATTGGCTCGGAACACGTAGACCAACGCCGCTTCCGCACTGGTTCTTGGAAGAGTTGTAGCCCGATTACCAGCAGAAACGAGTCCGAGGTCGTTGCCGCGCTGGAAGCTTGTCTTGCCGAACATGAAGGCGAATACGTCCGGTTGGTCGGGATTGACTCCAAACAAAAACGACGGGTGCTGGAAACGATTATTCAACGTCCCTAG
- a CDS encoding EutN/CcmL family microcompartment protein, translating to MQIAQVRGTVVSTHKEPSLRGAKLLLLQFIDADGRLLPEYEVAADWIGAGVDEWVLVSRGSAARQIEGNQSRPLDALVVGIIDTVSVDNRNLYSKREQDRSSFP from the coding sequence ATGCAAATCGCTCAAGTTCGGGGTACGGTCGTCAGTACCCATAAAGAACCGAGTTTGCGAGGAGCCAAGCTACTGCTGTTGCAATTTATCGATGCTGACGGTCGCCTGCTACCCGAATATGAGGTAGCAGCCGATTGGATAGGTGCTGGTGTGGATGAGTGGGTTTTAGTTAGTCGCGGCAGTGCTGCCCGTCAGATCGAGGGCAATCAATCGCGTCCCCTAGATGCATTGGTAGTAGGAATTATCGATACTGTCAGCGTAGACAATCGCAACCTGTACAGCAAAAGAGAGCAAGATCGATCGAGCTTTCCTTAG